The stretch of DNA TTCGAGCAGCATGCTTTCCAGGAGCAGCCTGCTGTCGCTGCGCACGCAGGGCTGGTGCAGCCACAGGGACAGGTAGGTGAGGGTGAGGTCGCGGTCCGTGGTGTGCGCCAGCCCCCCGACGATGGCGCGCTTCAGGAGCAGCTCCTCCTGGTACATGGCCAGGAGCTGGCGGGCCACCTCGTCTGGAATGCGAGAGCCTCCCTTCAGCGGCAGGAACTGAGGGGGCGGCCTTGCCCGGGCAAGGCTGCCGCCCGCACGCGCTCCTTGCCGCCCCCCAGAGTCGGCAGCGGCACCGGGACTGAGGACCGACAGCCGGGGCCCCGGGAGCTGCTGCGGTCAGTGCCTCGAATGAAAAGTGACTCTGCCCTTTCTCCTCAACTGCTAAGGACCCGCGATGATGATAAAGAGCAGGTCAACCCCAACCTGACAGTATGTTAACACACACCAGGCTAGCTGATTGACCTTTTCCTCCCTCATTTAAAAGTGAGATCTCACATCCATATCAAAAAGCTTAGCCCTTCTTTTGAACTAATAAAGCTAAAAATAACAATGGCTCATAGAGATTGTTAAAGTAATGAATTGCATTTTCCAAGCAGTCTTCTTCCATGAGGTTCACTTAagttttttcattaaaacaaaatgaaaaacaaaacacccacagaaaaaacttcaggaaaaaagtCAAGATTTCTGTCTTGGCAGCAGTGGCAGACTTTTTTCTCCTCACTGGTTTTAAAGGGCCAGCCATGGCAattgctgcctgggtctctgACTACGTTGTTACCATTCTCTGGTGATTCTCTGGTGATTCTCTGGTGACAGCGCCAGGCGCCCTGACGCCAcaggaccccccccaccccgccctgcaaCCCCCTCAGGAAGTACTCACAGAAGCGGGCCGTGGGCCACGTGTGGAACAGGGGGGGCCGTGGGCTGTCCTCCCCATAGTGGTAATTTTCCAGTTCACAAATTCCCTTGGTAGTTGAAGACAGCTTCTCCATTTTCACCTGTATTTTTGTCTGAAAAGGTAATAATTTGGAATGTAATAATAAGAGTTGAAATCTCCTCCGATTCCAGCGCTCTAAGATTTCAGAGCTAGGGAAGCAAGTGTAAGTCTGCTGAGAGCAACCGTCCAGTAATCCGACACCACTCGCTCCACGCACAGCAAGTTTCCGGGCAGACTGGCTCTGATTTCATGAACCTGGGTTACTGGCAGTAAGCCCGACTTCCAGTCCCGGAGCAGCCGGAGCTCACCGAGGGTTCCCACGGGCACTAACTTCTCAGCACCAACCAGAGATGAGGAGGGATCGTCTGCAAGGTGGACTTCTGCCATTGTGGAAGGCAAGACGGACAGGCCGTAACTGAGCTCACTCCCAACCCTTACTGACCGCCCCTGGGCTTCCCCTCGGAGCCCAGGTTCCTTATTTATCACATGGTGACCGTGTGGGTGAGAGGCAGCCCACACCCTTCAGGACGGAGCTCGGGAAGGAGGCGACGGGACACTGGCCGTGCCCCGGGGTAGCCAGCCAGGCCCCGCGTGCAGCTGGTGCCCGATGCGGACACCGACCCCGCTGCCCCTCAGCGGCCTGACAAAGTGCCTGCTCATGCTGGGTAAGGGCTTGCTGACTGGGACAGAGGGGTGCTCAGCCGTGAGAAAGGAGGAATTCTTACTCTTCGAGATGGCGTGGGTGGACCTGGGGGGCATCATGCGGAGTGGACtgagccagtcagggaaagacaaacaccacgTGGTCTCACTCACGTGTGGCATCTAATGAGCACAATAAGCTgacaaacaacagaaacagactcaggcacagagaaccagactgacAGCCATCGGGGAGAAGGCGGTTGGGGGGCTCggtgaaaaggcaaagaaagcagcCCAAAAACGAAAACCTCTTTGGCATGGACAACACTGCGGTgatcacgggggtggggggagagggcaaaggggggtaAATGTGCTGGAAGACGCTTGACCTGGGGTGACGAGCACACaacacaatacacagatgatgcaTCACAGAACTGTACGCCTGCAACCTACACACTTTCACCaaccagtgccaccccaatacatgcaacacacacacacacatacatgaagCGGACAGGTGGGGCCCCCGGGAGCTCAGGTCTGAGGGGCACGGGCTCGAGGACACATTCCCAACTCCTGGGCACAGCCCCCTCTGTGAGCACGGGGGATAAAAGATCTCTAAGGCGCCCAAGTCTCCATCCCTGGCCCCCGGTCCTCCCACCACTGGACCCTGCAGTGGCATCTGGAGCTCAATGCGCTGCATTCAGCCATGAAGCATGGCATTCCTTTCCCAGGTCCTTTCAGGCTCGATACGTCCCTTGGCTCAGCCCCAAGAGGCAGACTCCCTTCCCATCCGACAGCTGGGCAAGCGCCCAAGGTCGCTGAGCTCGGGAGGACGAGGCTGGGACCCGAGGCCTCGCTTTCTGACCCCAAGCCCCGACACCCAGCGTGCGCTCTCCCCACCACACTTGGTGGCAGCTCCCTGGCATGCCCTCCTCTAAGAAAAGCTGCTGCAGGTCAGGACTGCAGGGGTCCTGCAGGCCCCACGCCAGCCTGCCCGTGTGCACTTGCCACAGTCAGACAGGTTATGGGAAAAAACGCTGGGACAGTGTCCAGCCTTCGACAGCTTATTAACTGTGACCTTCAGTGGGTCACTTGGCCTTTGTGACCCCCACTGGCCCAGAGCGCGCCCACCAGAGACACAGGGTGGACAGGGAGCCAAAGCCAAGACAGTGGGAATCCCAGAGCCCACCCACATTGTCCCTGCCCTTCTGGGCGTGGGGCTGACAGACGACACTGCTCGCCTAGGGCGAGAGGGAAGGCAGCGTCCCCAAACGGCAGGACAGCCACAAAACCCTAGTTGTTCGGAGGAGACAAACAGCCCCACACACAGCCAAACGGCCGAAGTCAGTGTCGCCTTTCGATCTACAACAAAAGCTACAAAAGGCTACGTCACCGAGATGCCCTCAATGCACCATTCGTCTCCCCATCCCAGTGTTTCTGAAAGCATCCCGCACCTCACAAGTGATGCGGGGTTTGGGAGGGTTAGTGCTGTTTCCTGAAAAACTCCTTTGAATCCTAACTCTGAGTAAACGGCATGCTGAAGAAATGTAATTATGTTCAACATATTCTGTTAAAAAAGGCAAGGAAGCATGTAAAGTATAGGAAGCACTTCCATCAGCAAAGGCTGAAACGTAAGGATTTTATGGTCATAGGCGAGCTGTAGTTCTCCAAGTTCGGACATGCGCAAATCCTCATTCCCGTGCCCGGCAAAGGGGCGCCGTGCGGCGTCCACGTTCGGCGGCCCATGTGGCGCGCACTGAGCTCTAGTCACAAGTTCACCGAGCAACCACTTACCAGCCCCGGGCCCACAGGCCGGCTGGCCCGCAGCCTGTGTCTGTACAGGTGCAAGCTAAGAACGGGGGCTACATTTTTAAGTGGCTGAAAATAAATCCAAAGACTATCTGGTGACGCGGGAAAACTATGCAGTTCAAGCTTCAGGATGCACAAGGAAGGTTCTGCTGGAATGCCGCCCAGCCACTCGCCTCCACCCTGTCTCTGGCCGCATCGGGGTCACCGAGCAGAGCCCAGGGGCGACAAGAGAGGCTGGGGGCCTACTGAGCCGTAAAACAGTTACCATGGAGCCGGCAAGGGGGCGAGACTGCCCTGGACAACACCTAGGACCAAAAGAAGAAAGGTCGGAGACAGCATCTTGGGGACATCAAGACTTGCGGACCAGGCAGAGGCGAGAGAAGCCAGTGTCTGAGCAGGAATGACCGCGGCCCAGTGGCAGGCGAGCCCCCGGGCCAGAGGCGCCCGGGAGTCAGGGACCGCGCGCGCGCACAAGGGAGGACCGGTCCCTGGGCCTTACCAAAGCGGCCAAGGTGGCCCGCAGCTCCTCGCACCGCGCCTCGAGCTCCGCGCTGTACCCCGCAGGCCTCCGCTCTGCATCTCCGCCGCAGGCCGGGCCGCCGCTCCCGAGCTCGGCCTCGTCTTTGCTCCTGGACAGAGCGGAAGAGGGGAACGGGTCACGTTCTGCGCGCTCGCCTCGGCCCCTTAGGACGGACCCGAGACCACGTGACGACGTCAGGGGTTTCCCAAACGTGCTGTTTCACGTCATTAAACGTCGACTCGTCTACGTACTCGATGGCTACGTCCGCCAGTTACTCAACTCGGCACTAGAGTAAGTCAATCACATTCGGCCCTGGGGCCCCCTCGGCGCGGGGCTTGGGGCTCGGAAGGCACTCTGTACACCGAAGGCCGTGACCCACGGGGCAGGAGAATAATCCAGTGGAGCCACGATCAACGCGGCAGGGAAGAAGTTCCATGCTGAAACGGGGGAGGGAATGTGGGAGCAGCTCCCGGGGCCGGCTGAGCAGGACTCCGCAGGAAAGCGCGGCTGCGGCCCGGAGTGCCCGATGTGCGTGAGGGCAGGGGCGAGAGCCGGCGGGCAGGCCAGGAGTTCGCGTCTCTAGCTCTGGCCCAGAGACGCCCACGCTGGGGGGTGTCTGTATGCAATTACAACCTCGAGGAGCATGATCCACCCGGAGACCGCGCTGGCTCCCGCGGGCGCAGCGCTCAGTGCCCGAGAGCGGGCCTCGCGGGGGTCCAGGCTGCTCCCTGCCCTTCCGACTGACTGCTGTGCAGCAGAGGGTCCTGCGACCCCCTGCTCTAGTTCGACTAACGTGCTCGAGTGATTCTCAGAACTCGGGAGAACGGTTCACTCACTACATTACCGGTTACTGTGAAAGATgctgaagaatatgaaaaaacagccagatgaagaggcaCATGGGGCAAGGTCCAGGAGGGGCTTTTGTCCCTGTGGAGTTTGGGGACACCCTTCCAGCGCATCGAGTGTTCTCtctcaccaacctggaagctctccaaaccccacAGGTATGGCGGATGGAGCCACTGGTGGCTGCTGCTGGCGATTAGCTCAACCTCTAGCTCCTCTTGCCTCCCCCGGGGGTGGCACTGAAAGTTCCAGGCCCCTGTTGCTtggttggttcccctggcaaccagcctgCATCCTCCAGGGCTTCCCACAAGTCACCTTATTAACGTAAACTCAGGCAAGGTCCAAAGGGGCTTGTTACCAATGGGAGACACTTCTTTCACTTTTACCGCCCCGGAGCTATTTCGGGAGCCGGGACTACTTGAGGACAAAAGACCAAACATTGTAAGGAGAGATTCTCCCATTGCCCTTGTTAATTAGGAAATGGTAAGGGGTTTGGGAGTTGTGTGTCAGGAACAGGGAGGAAGACCAAAGAGATATTTCTCACTGTAAATCACAATGTCCCAAAATAAAACGCAACATTATGAAGAGACCGTCCCCCTTACCAACCACCCCAACACTTGTTCTTCTGAGAGGAGACCAAGGTCATGAACTGAGCCTGCGTCCTTCCgatctgtttttataattttatgtattttgtatatttagaTGTAACCAGGAACggtatacagggtctggcaggagtaaggcttgagtgtggttggtagggtaataataagggtgtgataatttatagttttaatttgaacatgtcacctcaAATGTCACAtggcatgcttgagtgtgatattgtcatattacagaattacatgcttatgactttgtaatagaGGAgtctgtaataaaaaggggcgttaCTTGTGCCAGATCCTGCACAgtgtaattttgtatttaaatgtaCCTTAACACTTCATACTTGCATGTATCATTCTACCACTTGCTTTTTTGCTTAATATAATTTAAGTGGTCCACGTTGATGGAGACCACCCTTCCCCCATAACAGACCCCCACAAAACTTGTGCCCAATCATTAAGGAGGAAAAGCTTGGAGGGGCCGTAGCTGTACTTACAATAAACTGATCTTCGTGTTGGCGATGTTATTTGCAATAGCAAAGCCCGCGTCGTTGAGGGTTTCCCATTTCAGGATCAAATTATGCCAATCAGCGGCATTGTCCTTAATTTTCCTCGCGCTGACAGATAAGACAGGCTTTCTGGGCGTTGCACTTCCCGGGGTCTTTGCTGGTGGGCAGTGAAAGCAATACAACTGTTAAGGAATTTGTGACCACAGCCGGAGGGCAAAGGCTCTTAGAACTCCCCACAGTGAAACTGAATGCTGCATCAACTGGACAGATAAGTCACGTGGACACCAGGAAGTCTGGATGACCAGGAAAGTTCCGGGAACGAGGGAAAACAGAACGTTTTTCACATTTGAAGACTCGCCAGAGATGACCGGATCTTTTCCCAGCTTAACGGGTCCACAGCGTTTTACCTTAAGCACTTCAACTGCTTTCACGGCTGGAAATCAGGAGAAGTTGTGACTTTCTGCTAAAACGGCCCAGCCCGGAGTCTGGGTGCTTGCGTCACCTAGTCTCAGGCACTCGGGTGCCTCACGTTCGCTCAGAGCTTCGTGGTGCCCAGGACACTGCCGAGGCCGGCCCCGAGGGGCAGAGGGCCTCAGGACCTGACCTCCTCTCCACCTCAACCCTCgtcccaacccctgcctggaATCCCCTTAACCTACAGCTAAAATGAACCACTGGCAGCTCCCAAAGTGGGGTCAGCTGCGGACCTTCACACACGCAGTTCTTTCTGCTAGAAAATTCTTTCCTCTCTCGGGCTAGTGCTGCCCATGCCCCAAGATGCACCCAGATCCCAGCCCCTGTGGGAAGCCACCCCCAGACCACCCAAAGCCCACTCAGGCTGTTTGGGCTCTTCCAGCGCTcctgtgccctctgcccctccctactCGGAACCCATCAGAGGCTGCTCTGCTCCTGGCCCCCAGGAGGATGTTCGAACTCCGTGAGAGGCCTTGAAGGGGTGCAGCCCAGGCACAGCGGCACCGTTCGGAGTCCAGCCCTGAAGGCCATTCCAACTGGACCAGAATCCCAGTGCTGCCCTCGCCagtggtgtgaccttgggcacgttaAGTAACCTCTCAGAGCCCCAatgtccccatctgtaaaatggggataagaccTGTCTACTTCAGAAAGTTGGCGTAGAGGTTGGATAATATACGGGAAGCTGTGAGGGCCTGGCACGCGGTAAGTGTCCAACGCAGTATCTGCAGTCACGAGGACTTCCCCGATGCGTGGCTTTCCATCACCGCCAGGCAACACACTCAGTTCTGACCACATTGCCTGCAGACAGCACCAGCTCCCGCGGGTCAAGGGCTCATGTTCCGTGTTCCCTCTCATAAcctcagcacacagtaggtgttgaATAAAATGTGTTGACTAGGGAAACTGCTTGTACCACCCGTGCTACATCGTCTTCCAAGGGGTTCTCTCCCCCAGTAATGGCCCCTTAAAGGCCAGGATCCCATCTGATTCATCACCTGTCAGCCGCACCCCCAACACGTGCTTAGGAGCCAAAACCAGTTCTGACCCCAACAATGTCACAGGCTGGTAGGACAGACAGACGGGTGACGGAGGACAGAGCAGCGGGAGGCCGAGGGCGGTGGGTGGCTCCGCTACCTcgccctccagcctccctgcccttctGCGGACATCGCCTCAAGGGATCGCTgtgaggctcaaagaggtgacCCCCGTCCAGCCCTCCGAGCCTTTCAGGGCAAACAGGGACCACCCGCCGAGTGCCAGCTCTTAGTGCCAGCGGAAGGACCGTGCCCGGTAATTCCGCCCGGGGGCCGCCCAAGGGAGCGCTGCGCTGATGCTATTTATAATGTCAAAGACGATGTGAGCGTCAGGATCCGCTGGCACTTTTTTGCGTGCAACTCGTTCTACACATGCAAAAACTGATGCTCGGCCTCACCGACCGGCTCCCGGGCCGACAGCAGGGCCCGCGCGGGGCCAGCGGGCTGGGCCGGAGCGACGCAGGGACGCCGCTGAACCCCGAGGCCCCGGGCCTCCCGCCCAGTCCCCACAGTtccaccctccccgccccgggaAACCGGCCCCTCTCACGCACCTTCCATGCGGGCCGCAGATCCCCGGAAGGAGACCCGAGGCCCCGCCCACGGCGCGTGCGTCACTTCCGGCTCGCCCCTCCCGCCGCCACTTGTGGCTCCGCTGCTCGGGCCCCCGGAGGAACCGGCCGTCGCTCGGCGGGGCGGGCCCGGTGGCCCAGGGGACGAGCTTCCGGCAGCCCCCGCGGCCCGgagcccagccctcctcctccgGCCCGGCCGGCCCGACGAGTCCCCGAGGGGCTGTCGCGGGAGGTGAGTCCGGCGACGCGGCTGGCGTCGGCTTCCCCGCCGCCGCCCCTCGCCTCAGCGACTCGGGGTCGCCCTGCCCGGCTCGCGCCCTTTCCCGCTCCCGAGGTCTCGCCCGTGCGGGTGGCCGAGGCTGAATGTCCGACCGAGAAGCGCCCGCCGGGCAGACGCCGGCGGCCCGCGGAGCGCGGCAGCTGTCGCCCTCCCTCCTCGGCCCCCGCTCCTCCCACGCcgcgccccccgcccggcccccgaGCGCCGGAGCCGGCCTGC from Phyllostomus discolor isolate MPI-MPIP mPhyDis1 chromosome 1, mPhyDis1.pri.v3, whole genome shotgun sequence encodes:
- the LOC114492893 gene encoding cyclin-dependent kinase 2-interacting protein — translated: MEAKTPGSATPRKPVLSVSARKIKDNAADWHNLILKWETLNDAGFAIANNIANTKISLLSKDEAELGSGGPACGGDAERRPAGYSAELEARCEELRATLAALTKIQVKMEKLSSTTKGICELENYHYGEDSPRPPLFHTWPTARFYEVARQLLAMYQEELLLKRAIVGGLAHTTDRDLTLTYLSLWLHQPCVRSDSRLLLESMLLETGHRAL